A single window of Gossypium arboreum isolate Shixiya-1 chromosome 13, ASM2569848v2, whole genome shotgun sequence DNA harbors:
- the LOC128286833 gene encoding uncharacterized protein LOC128286833, with the protein MATVMMVEDNAAVRAWSERLQLEKGDSLAEGYTSELQKFIRINVAQNELQALKDIWAHWDEGIKQLFYQSYGDIAYLLDIKVDKRLFRVMAQFWNSAYDCFTFGEVDSVPTVEKYTTLLRCPKVQVRKAYAKVFNGLTFAKKLMAILGMSEPWVTTQIQQKEDSKCIPWENLRDLVLTHPDERKRIDMFALSIYGLVIFPKALRHVDEAVTDLFDRIEKGITPIPAILTETFRSLSTCRKTDEGRFIGCAQLLMMWFHRLFWKVNKVFHWVFSEGYSPLKEEAAMQKRDDISEEKWIEIFQNLKEEDIEWRAFWMVPNEVLYRCENFDWVPLSRIWEANGYTPLLALRQYKSRKFVPTTYGLAQCEFSYKGDHYKKKVRELSDAWKQTRWMKRLAVGSMVTPEYNGCVTAPN; encoded by the exons ATGGCGACGGTGATGATGG ttgaggataatgcggccgtccgTGCATGGTCAGAGAGGTTACAGTTAGAGAAAGGGGATAGCTTAGCAGAAGGATATACATCAGAGTTGCAGAAATTCATTCGCATCAATGTAGCGCAGAATGAGTTGCAAGCGTTGAAAGATATATGGGCTCATTGGGATGAGGGAATCAAACAGTTGTTCTATCAAAGCTATGGTGATATAGCCTACTTGCTCGATATTAAGGTAGACAAGCGTCTGTTCCGAGTCATGGCTCAATTTTGGAATTCTGCTTAcgattgtttcacttttggggaagtggaTTCGGTACCTACTGTGGAGAAATATACTACCCTGTTAAGGTGTCCAAAAGTTCAAGTCAGAAAAGCTTATGCTAAGGTTTTCAATGGTCTAACTTTTGCGAAGAAATTGATGGCTATTTTggggatgagcgagccttgggttACTACTCAAATTCAACAAAAGGAGGATAGTAAGTGTATTCCTTGGGAGAATTTGAGAGATTTGGTTTTAACACATCCGGATGAAAGGAAGAGGATTGATATGTTCGCTTTAAGTATATATGGATTGGTGATTTTTCCTAAAGCTTTGAGGCATGTGGATGAGGCAGTCACTGACTTATTCGATCGTATCGAGAAGGGAATCACACCTATACCTGCAATATTGACAGAGACGTTCAGATCCTTGAGCACGTGTCGAAAAACAGATGAGGGGcggtttattggatgtgcacaactATTGATGATGTGGTTTCATAGGCTTTTTTGGAAAGTGAACAAGGTTTTTCACTGGGTCTTTTCTGAAGGTTATTCCCCGTTAAAGGAGGAGGCAGCCATGCAGAAGAGAGACGATATTTCAGAGGAAAAATGGATAGAAATTTTTCAAAATCTCAAGGAAGAGGATATAGAGTGGAGAGCTTTTTGGATGGTTCCTAATGAGGTCCTATATCGATGCGAGAATTTTGATTGGGTACCATTGTCAAGAATTTGGGAAGCTAATGGGTATACTCCATTGCTTGCATTAAGGCAATATAAATCGAGGAAGTTTGTACCCACGACTTACGGGCTTGCTCAGTGTGAATTCTCCTATAAAGGTGATCACTATAAGAAGAAGGTTCGGGAACTTTCTGATGCTTGGAAGCAAACCCGCTGGATGAAGAGGTTGGCTGTCGGTTCCATGGTGACGCCTGAATACAATGGAtgtgtgacagccccaaattga